In Flammeovirgaceae bacterium 311, one DNA window encodes the following:
- a CDS encoding hypothetical protein (COG4469 Competence protein) — protein sequence MFYAIDENGKKVSAQVDKSTSVYKCLCCNETVIHAKGLVNRPYFKHKNKCAYSIKASKANSMSAFHRSFQDAFYRRGADLEVMYGENIADVVYRGFIYEIQHSPIKLNHIESRNRNYKHIEGIKNVRWIIDGESTLNIRHFDHCSQDTLVVTIYASEKKYTVKCKDAFMRFTYTSVEQIIDFLTSGEVLKYLKRALAVAERKSLRRRFMEAKNNMDNLAYAYTSKIKSLYPDYLQFYKKGINIEMPDLLAMKNILATIGEQHSELYREVMTKLKAQSKL from the coding sequence ATGTTCTATGCCATTGACGAAAACGGGAAGAAGGTATCTGCGCAGGTTGATAAAAGCACAAGCGTCTATAAGTGCCTGTGTTGCAATGAAACAGTGATCCATGCGAAAGGGCTGGTGAACAGGCCCTATTTCAAGCATAAAAATAAGTGTGCTTATTCTATCAAAGCTTCCAAAGCCAATAGCATGTCAGCGTTTCACAGAAGCTTTCAGGATGCATTCTATCGTAGAGGTGCGGATCTTGAAGTAATGTATGGTGAAAACATAGCGGATGTTGTTTACAGGGGTTTCATCTATGAAATACAACACTCACCGATAAAATTGAATCATATTGAAAGCAGAAACAGGAATTACAAGCATATTGAAGGGATCAAAAATGTAAGATGGATCATAGATGGTGAATCAACCTTGAACATCAGGCATTTTGACCATTGTTCACAAGACACCTTAGTTGTTACTATTTATGCCTCTGAGAAGAAATATACAGTAAAGTGCAAGGATGCTTTCATGCGGTTTACCTACACTTCAGTAGAACAAATTATCGATTTCTTAACATCCGGCGAGGTTTTGAAATACCTTAAAAGAGCTTTGGCCGTAGCAGAAAGAAAATCCCTAAGGCGGAGATTTATGGAAGCCAAAAACAATATGGACAACCTTGCTTATGCTTATACTTCTAAAATTAAATCTCTTTATCCTGACTATTTACAATTTTATAAAAAGGGAATCAATATTGAGATGCCTGATTTACTGGCAATGAAAAATATACTGGCCACCATAGGGGAGCAACATTCTGAACTGTATAGAGAAGTAATGACAAAACTAAAAGCGCAATCTAAGCTGTAA
- a CDS encoding oxidoreductase domain-containing protein (COG0673 Predicted dehydrogenases and related proteins) has product MDQAHQKGISRRHFLQTALLGTAGFSILPPLAYGRPAPSDTINIGVIGLGRQAQGLTNTFLNIPGVKVVAGSDVYRVKRQRFEQLVNGYYQHQKKRSKIKTYEHYTDLLNRKDIDAVVIATPDHWHALMGIDACRAGKNVYLEKPLTFTIKEGQELVKAVRNNNRILAVGSQQRSSREFQHAVNLIREGKIGRVERINAHVGGPPVPYNLGPQPIPDGLNWELWLGPNPYVHYNPALNPPISLDPPQGETIWAAWRLYKETGGGYTTDWGAHMFDIAQWALNKDSSGPVEVIPPGYQDYDYLTYRYDDGVTMTERPYDEQKSRGIKFWGSDGWIEVTRGGFKSSDPSLDIQRNAEGGIDNTRFAHQLDFIAAIRNDRDPVVPVEVGHRTSTVCTLGNIAYELQRPVQWNPQQESFVNDAEADHYLHRPYREGYSLT; this is encoded by the coding sequence ATGGATCAGGCTCATCAAAAGGGAATTTCCCGGCGACACTTTCTGCAAACTGCATTGCTGGGAACTGCAGGGTTCAGCATACTGCCCCCACTTGCTTACGGCCGCCCTGCCCCCAGCGATACTATTAACATTGGAGTAATTGGTTTGGGCAGGCAGGCCCAGGGCCTTACCAATACCTTTTTGAATATTCCCGGTGTAAAGGTGGTGGCAGGGAGTGATGTGTATAGGGTTAAGAGGCAGCGTTTCGAACAGCTCGTGAATGGCTACTACCAGCACCAGAAAAAAAGATCTAAAATAAAAACTTACGAGCATTACACAGACCTGCTGAACAGAAAAGACATAGATGCGGTGGTGATTGCAACCCCCGACCATTGGCATGCTTTGATGGGCATTGATGCCTGCAGGGCCGGGAAAAATGTATACCTGGAGAAACCCCTCACCTTTACCATTAAGGAAGGTCAGGAGCTTGTGAAAGCCGTGAGAAACAACAACCGCATCCTGGCGGTAGGTAGCCAGCAGCGAAGCAGCCGTGAATTTCAGCATGCGGTTAACCTGATCAGGGAAGGCAAAATTGGCAGGGTAGAAAGAATCAATGCCCATGTGGGAGGGCCTCCTGTTCCCTATAACCTTGGACCACAACCCATACCCGATGGCCTGAACTGGGAATTATGGCTGGGGCCAAACCCCTATGTGCATTATAACCCGGCGCTGAATCCGCCTATCTCGCTCGATCCGCCCCAGGGAGAGACCATCTGGGCAGCATGGCGGCTGTACAAAGAAACAGGGGGTGGCTACACCACTGACTGGGGCGCCCATATGTTCGATATTGCCCAGTGGGCCCTTAATAAGGACAGCAGCGGTCCGGTGGAAGTGATACCCCCGGGCTACCAGGATTATGATTACCTCACCTACCGCTACGACGATGGCGTTACCATGACCGAAAGACCCTATGACGAGCAAAAGAGCAGGGGTATAAAATTCTGGGGCAGCGATGGCTGGATCGAAGTTACGCGCGGGGGCTTTAAGTCTTCTGATCCTTCCCTGGATATTCAAAGAAATGCCGAAGGGGGCATTGATAACACCAGGTTTGCCCATCAGCTTGATTTTATTGCAGCAATCCGCAACGACAGGGATCCGGTTGTTCCCGTAGAGGTAGGCCACAGAACCAGTACGGTTTGTACGCTGGGCAACATTGCCTACGAACTACAAAGACCTGTACAATGGAATCCGCAGCAGGAAAGCTTTGTAAATGATGCCGAAGCTGATCATTATTTACACAGGCCCTACCGGGAAGGATACTCCCTTACCTAA
- a CDS encoding ribonuclease BN (COG1295 Predicted membrane protein), whose translation MYKRVESSWSITKKTFKEFFNDNPLDYAAIIAFYTIFSLPAVLIITIRIASSAFGKEAVKGEIESQISGIIGRESAEQVQSIIENASQSEASTIGTIIGVSVMIFSATTVFVALQDSLNAMWEVEAKPEKGWLKLIINRVLSLAMVVSMGFLLLVSLSVDVLLGLLNDYLREALSGVAVYLITAGNFVVSIGISIIIFAIIFKVLPDAKIRWKNTFIGATVTAILFTIGKFIINIVLQHDPMADTYGAAGALVMILVWVYYTSIIFLLGAEFTQVYSRHHDKGIRPSDNAVKVETKKVETDHDGSQQEVSGKKADKF comes from the coding sequence ATGTATAAACGAGTAGAAAGTAGCTGGAGCATCACCAAAAAAACCTTCAAGGAGTTTTTCAATGATAATCCCCTGGATTATGCAGCCATCATTGCGTTTTATACCATCTTCTCACTACCCGCAGTATTGATCATCACCATACGGATTGCCAGTTCCGCCTTTGGTAAGGAGGCGGTAAAGGGTGAGATCGAGAGCCAGATCAGCGGTATCATCGGGCGCGAAAGTGCAGAGCAGGTCCAAAGCATCATTGAAAACGCGAGTCAGTCCGAAGCCAGCACCATTGGTACTATTATCGGAGTGTCGGTTATGATCTTTAGTGCTACCACCGTATTTGTTGCCCTGCAGGATTCCCTGAATGCTATGTGGGAGGTGGAGGCAAAGCCTGAAAAAGGATGGCTTAAATTAATCATCAACCGCGTACTGTCGCTGGCCATGGTGGTAAGCATGGGTTTTTTGCTGCTGGTTTCCCTGTCGGTAGATGTATTGTTGGGCCTGCTTAACGATTATCTGCGGGAGGCACTCTCCGGCGTTGCCGTGTACCTGATTACAGCAGGCAACTTTGTGGTATCCATAGGGATCAGCATTATTATATTTGCCATTATCTTCAAGGTGCTGCCCGATGCCAAAATACGATGGAAAAACACTTTTATAGGGGCTACGGTAACGGCCATTTTGTTTACAATCGGCAAGTTTATCATCAATATCGTTTTACAACACGATCCCATGGCCGATACCTACGGGGCTGCCGGTGCACTGGTGATGATCCTGGTGTGGGTGTATTACACCTCAATCATTTTCCTGCTCGGAGCCGAGTTTACCCAAGTCTACTCCAGGCATCATGACAAGGGCATCAGGCCTTCTGATAATGCGGTGAAAGTAGAAACCAAAAAGGTGGAAACCGACCATGACGGCTCCCAGCAAGAGGTAAGCGGGAAAAAAGCAGATAAATTTTGA
- a CDS encoding peptidase domain-containing protein, translating into MVKLYLNLVLVFLLQLPGLPLFAQEPVFLGTKAELLSSFTEKANARSTAIRHTLPDGVSLPLKINTHTREGSAEIWSGEVEAQANSTFFLKVHKDGVSGNIILLDQKIAYEYYSTETGAYLRQVAIQDVLCVGLEAHAKEAVSEQEPVTAQSISIPDLQSQPGARSVVLLDFDGEYVVNPYWNGGNPINAIQDPYLTSDAIYRTWESVSEDFMPFNINITTNEEVFYRAPAGLRMRVIITPTDIAYPGVGGVAYIGSFSWQQETPCWAFTNNSSMRAIVHTVSHELGHTLGLYHDGQNYPDGTHKYEYYTGHQSWRPIMGTGFSSIIQWSKGEYPYANNNEDDLLIMANRIGYKPDDHGNTHTAATPLLALDNGFVTKETNKGIIEHAADVDIFSFRTGGGALNLTVEPRIGAANNTLYTTGNLDVVLTLKDINNNVVATAESQYLYATLDLQLTPGIYYLYVDGAKGNYGANSDYASIGGYQISGIIPVDNNPQNEQGLFYSYYHGNWSMLPDFSTLTPVKTGSLANFSLEPRSQNNYYGFTYTGYIETYTAGTYTFYTTSDDGSKLYINGQEVVNNDGLHAAVEKSGAIYLTAGKHPILLSYFERSGSAETLAVSYEGPGFSKQPIPDGVLFQETIDEPNVAPTANAGPDISVELPIYNVAIPGSGSDPDGSISSYTWTQISGPAVTLSGLTTPTLSMHNPVLGVYEFQLKVTDNERASAVDSVRVFVNPQDNNGPGLIYNYYHGNWSMLPDFSTLIPYKTGTVANFSLEPRKNSNLFGFTFSGYIDISTAGTYTFYTTSDDGSKLYINGQEVVNNDGLHGAREKSGSIALTAGKHAILVSYFEQYGSGEALQVSYAGPGISKQAIPDALLSKTNTGTPNQAPTANAGPDINVALPQNTVTIEGSGSDPDGTISAYAWTRISGPAVTLSNTNSQSLVLSDLLEGVYEFKLTVTDNSGATATDIMKLTVYPDNTSSQGLSYQYYHGNWSMLPDFSTLTPVKTGTVANFSLEPRTQNSTYGLVFSGTIDISTAGTYTFYTTSDDGSKLYINGQEVVNNDGLHAAVEKSGAIYLTAGKHPILLSYFERYGSGDILDVSYEGPGISKQAIPNAVLTTAGAQLATANISNAAAEVSTNGSVHLLQNPALGNRLKLEVVSATEILQKGKVVIYDITGRRYNAVLDQKSSSYWEVKTPQLYPGIYILLLQTLDGQQHRLRFMVE; encoded by the coding sequence ATGGTAAAACTCTACTTAAACTTAGTTCTGGTATTTTTATTACAATTGCCGGGACTGCCACTCTTTGCACAGGAACCAGTATTTTTAGGAACGAAAGCGGAACTGCTTTCCAGCTTTACCGAAAAGGCTAATGCCAGAAGTACTGCCATTCGCCATACGCTGCCCGATGGCGTATCTCTTCCCCTTAAGATCAATACCCATACCCGGGAAGGCAGTGCTGAAATCTGGAGTGGAGAAGTGGAAGCTCAGGCAAACAGCACTTTTTTCCTTAAAGTGCACAAGGATGGTGTATCGGGCAATATTATTCTGTTGGATCAGAAGATCGCTTATGAGTACTATTCAACGGAAACCGGAGCATACCTTAGGCAGGTAGCTATCCAGGATGTATTATGTGTAGGTTTGGAAGCACATGCCAAAGAAGCAGTTTCAGAGCAGGAGCCTGTAACTGCTCAGTCAATATCTATACCCGATCTGCAAAGTCAGCCTGGCGCCCGGAGTGTGGTATTGCTTGATTTTGATGGAGAATATGTTGTGAATCCTTACTGGAATGGTGGTAATCCCATTAATGCAATACAAGACCCTTATCTTACCAGCGATGCTATTTACAGAACATGGGAAAGTGTAAGTGAGGATTTTATGCCATTTAACATCAACATCACTACAAACGAAGAAGTCTTTTACAGGGCTCCGGCAGGTTTGAGGATGAGAGTGATTATTACCCCCACCGATATAGCTTATCCGGGAGTGGGTGGTGTTGCTTATATAGGTTCATTTAGCTGGCAACAGGAAACACCCTGCTGGGCTTTTACGAATAACAGTTCCATGAGAGCTATTGTACACACTGTTTCTCATGAACTGGGGCATACGCTTGGTCTGTATCATGATGGTCAGAATTATCCCGATGGCACTCATAAATACGAGTACTATACCGGGCATCAAAGCTGGAGACCTATTATGGGCACAGGTTTTAGTTCGATTATACAATGGAGTAAGGGTGAATATCCATATGCAAACAATAATGAAGACGATCTGCTCATTATGGCCAACAGAATCGGATATAAGCCTGATGACCATGGCAACACCCATACAGCTGCAACTCCTTTACTGGCACTTGATAACGGATTTGTTACCAAGGAAACGAATAAAGGCATCATTGAGCATGCAGCTGATGTAGATATTTTTTCTTTCCGAACAGGTGGCGGAGCTCTAAATTTAACTGTTGAACCCAGAATAGGGGCTGCGAACAATACGCTGTATACCACCGGAAACCTGGATGTGGTGCTCACGCTTAAAGACATAAATAACAATGTAGTGGCGACTGCAGAATCTCAGTATTTATATGCCACACTTGATTTACAGCTTACGCCAGGCATCTACTACTTATATGTGGATGGTGCCAAAGGAAATTATGGCGCTAATTCTGATTACGCTTCTATAGGAGGATACCAGATTTCAGGTATTATTCCTGTAGATAACAATCCGCAGAACGAACAGGGACTGTTTTACAGCTACTACCATGGCAACTGGAGCATGCTGCCTGATTTCAGCACTTTAACCCCTGTTAAAACAGGCTCCCTTGCTAATTTTAGCCTGGAGCCCCGCAGCCAGAACAACTACTATGGCTTTACCTACACAGGCTACATCGAAACATACACGGCTGGCACCTATACCTTTTACACCACCAGCGATGATGGCAGCAAACTTTACATCAACGGACAGGAGGTTGTAAACAATGATGGTTTGCATGCCGCCGTAGAAAAATCTGGCGCCATCTATCTAACAGCAGGGAAACATCCCATTTTGCTTAGCTATTTTGAGCGCAGCGGATCTGCCGAAACCTTAGCAGTAAGCTATGAAGGCCCGGGTTTCAGCAAACAGCCTATTCCCGATGGAGTGCTCTTCCAGGAAACTATTGACGAGCCTAATGTAGCGCCTACAGCCAATGCAGGTCCTGATATTAGCGTGGAGCTACCGATATATAATGTTGCCATCCCCGGAAGCGGTAGTGATCCCGACGGCAGTATCAGTTCATATACCTGGACACAGATAAGCGGACCTGCTGTTACCCTAAGCGGTTTGACAACCCCTACCCTAAGCATGCATAATCCAGTGCTGGGGGTTTATGAGTTTCAGCTGAAAGTAACCGACAATGAAAGGGCCAGTGCAGTAGACAGTGTAAGGGTCTTTGTAAATCCGCAGGATAATAATGGTCCCGGGCTTATCTACAATTATTACCATGGCAACTGGAGTATGCTGCCCGATTTCAGTACGCTGATTCCCTACAAAACAGGTACAGTAGCTAATTTTAGCCTGGAGCCCCGAAAAAATTCCAACTTGTTTGGTTTTACCTTCAGCGGTTACATCGATATCAGCACAGCCGGTACCTATACCTTCTACACCACCAGCGATGATGGTAGTAAACTCTATATCAACGGACAGGAGGTTGTAAACAATGACGGGCTGCATGGCGCCAGGGAAAAATCTGGCAGTATTGCACTAACGGCAGGTAAACATGCCATTCTGGTAAGTTATTTTGAGCAATATGGTTCGGGCGAAGCCCTTCAGGTAAGCTATGCAGGTCCCGGCATCAGCAAGCAGGCTATTCCCGATGCGCTGCTTTCTAAAACAAATACCGGTACACCAAACCAGGCCCCCACGGCTAATGCAGGGCCTGATATAAATGTTGCCTTGCCACAGAATACAGTAACAATTGAAGGCAGCGGCAGCGATCCTGATGGCACTATCAGTGCGTATGCCTGGACCAGGATCAGCGGGCCTGCTGTTACGCTAAGTAACACCAACAGTCAGTCTTTGGTGCTAAGTGATTTGCTTGAGGGCGTTTATGAATTTAAGCTGACGGTGACAGATAATTCAGGAGCGACAGCAACGGATATAATGAAGCTGACGGTTTATCCGGACAATACTTCCAGCCAGGGACTCTCCTATCAGTACTACCATGGCAACTGGAGCATGCTGCCTGATTTCAGCACTTTAACCCCTGTTAAAACAGGTACGGTAGCCAATTTCAGTCTGGAACCCCGCACCCAGAACAGCACGTATGGCCTGGTCTTCAGCGGCACTATCGATATCAGTACAGCCGGTACCTATACCTTTTACACCACCAGCGATGATGGTAGTAAACTCTATATCAACGGGCAGGAGGTTGTAAACAATGATGGCCTGCATGCCGCCGTAGAAAAATCAGGCGCCATCTATTTAACAGCAGGGAAACACCCCATTTTGCTAAGCTATTTTGAACGGTATGGGTCAGGGGATATCCTGGATGTGAGCTATGAGGGCCCCGGCATCAGCAAGCAAGCCATACCCAACGCTGTACTTACCACAGCTGGCGCGCAGTTAGCTACTGCCAACATTTCTAATGCGGCAGCGGAAGTTTCCACAAATGGCAGTGTTCATCTACTTCAAAACCCGGCATTGGGTAACAGGCTAAAGCTAGAGGTAGTATCAGCCACCGAAATTCTGCAGAAAGGTAAAGTAGTCATTTATGACATCACCGGCCGTAGATATAATGCTGTACTTGATCAAAAGAGTAGTAGCTACTGGGAAGTTAAAACTCCACAGCTCTATCCTGGTATCTACATCCTGCTGCTGCAGACGCTGGATGGTCAGCAACATCGATTACGGTTTATGGTGGAGTAA
- a CDS encoding metal-dependent phosphohydrolase hd sub domain protein (COG0317 Guanosine polyphosphate pyrophosphohydrolases/synthetases) — MGNHIAEKICGVLHRLVEDTHWPFKDLEREGFSPEIIDALRCVTKNICRKVLLRLHLQHD; from the coding sequence ATGGGGAATCATATAGCGGAAAAGATCTGTGGCGTGCTGCATAGGCTTGTGGAAGATACGCACTGGCCTTTTAAGGATCTGGAAAGGGAAGGTTTCTCTCCCGAAATCATTGATGCCCTTCGCTGTGTCACCAAAAACATCTGTAGAAAAGTACTCTTGCGCTTACATCTACAACATGATTGA
- a CDS encoding hypothetical protein (COG3209 Rhs family protein), whose translation MKDYFILLMLFALLSCEKEPEVVSAGQPSGRLLVKTEYRTSYGHVQADSFIYDHKGLNKRIFYYQGAYNSEKLFVYKENMIQMFGNNGGVLEPDFMTELKFDQEKRLSSIIFKTCCDYVTASEIFFEYKSGPKPSAASGTVNATYTFNDAGNLVKNNIFMSGNTYEFVMTYDDKANPYKQLPYYEFDSHYFSENNVLNYKQYKDGVLMHEVVYDYTYDAEGYPLKMVSDRDTTYYYYR comes from the coding sequence ATGAAAGATTATTTTATCCTCCTGATGCTGTTTGCCCTGCTTTCCTGCGAAAAGGAACCTGAGGTGGTGTCTGCAGGCCAGCCATCCGGCAGGCTGTTGGTCAAAACAGAGTACAGAACCTCCTATGGCCATGTGCAGGCCGATTCTTTTATATATGACCACAAGGGACTTAACAAAAGAATCTTTTATTATCAGGGAGCCTATAATTCGGAGAAGCTCTTCGTCTACAAGGAGAATATGATTCAAATGTTCGGGAATAACGGGGGTGTGTTGGAACCTGATTTCATGACAGAGCTGAAGTTTGACCAGGAAAAGCGGCTAAGCAGCATCATATTTAAAACCTGCTGTGATTATGTAACAGCTTCGGAAATCTTTTTTGAATATAAATCCGGTCCTAAGCCCAGTGCAGCCAGCGGGACGGTAAACGCTACCTATACGTTTAATGACGCAGGCAATCTGGTTAAGAACAACATTTTTATGTCAGGCAATACCTATGAATTTGTGATGACTTATGATGATAAGGCAAATCCTTACAAACAACTGCCTTACTACGAGTTTGACTCCCACTACTTTTCTGAAAACAATGTGCTTAATTATAAGCAGTATAAGGACGGCGTACTCATGCATGAGGTGGTATATGACTATACTTATGATGCCGAGGGCTATCCGCTAAAGATGGTATCAGACAGGGATACCACCTACTACTATTACCGCTGA
- a CDS encoding beta-lactamase (COG1680 Beta-lactamase class C and other penicillin binding proteins), with protein MFFLNIKSLIFSCIAALIYGVSLIACQASREEKLVIHSVPVEESSQQMPVPASFTADSARLLERQLDSIFSELHQKKGFNGTVLITKYDRVVYKAAFGYVDFKRKDTLSTQTAFQLASVSKQFTAMAIMMLKEQGKLGYDDSVQQYLPSFPYKGITIRQLLTHRSGLSNYTYFSDKLWPDRKQAMSNEDVLDLMEAHQPEVYYQPNTHFDYSNTGYCLLAAIVDKASGMPFATFMQKHIFGPLQMTNTFTFGDSITAKKAKVAIGHTGGKRKITPDYLDTVLGDKGMYSTVEDLYKWDQALYTQKLVKAETMEEAFTGTRPKKKKDKEDYGFGWRIRELERGDKVVYHAGLWHGFNTYLFRNPKDHSAIIVLSNLPNGSLKHVKELQQFLYPSQPGGTALHGEGQATMAEARP; from the coding sequence ATGTTCTTTCTTAATATAAAATCTCTAATCTTTAGCTGCATCGCGGCTCTTATTTACGGTGTATCTCTGATTGCCTGTCAGGCTTCAAGAGAAGAAAAGCTGGTGATTCATTCGGTACCGGTAGAGGAGAGCAGCCAGCAGATGCCTGTTCCCGCTTCTTTTACCGCAGACAGTGCCAGGCTGCTGGAACGTCAGCTCGATTCCATCTTCAGTGAACTCCATCAGAAAAAGGGCTTTAACGGAACCGTGCTGATTACGAAGTACGATCGGGTAGTGTACAAAGCTGCTTTTGGTTATGTAGATTTCAAGCGTAAAGACACCCTAAGTACCCAAACCGCTTTTCAGCTGGCTTCGGTATCCAAGCAGTTTACGGCCATGGCCATTATGATGCTGAAAGAACAGGGTAAGCTTGGCTACGACGATAGCGTACAGCAGTACCTCCCCAGCTTTCCCTACAAGGGCATTACCATCCGGCAGCTGCTCACCCATCGTTCCGGCTTATCGAACTATACCTATTTCAGCGATAAGCTCTGGCCCGACCGCAAACAGGCTATGTCAAACGAGGATGTGCTGGACCTGATGGAGGCACATCAGCCAGAGGTTTATTACCAGCCCAACACCCATTTTGACTACAGCAATACCGGCTACTGCCTGCTGGCAGCCATTGTAGACAAGGCTTCCGGGATGCCCTTCGCCACCTTTATGCAAAAGCATATCTTTGGACCCCTGCAGATGACGAATACCTTTACATTTGGCGACAGCATAACTGCCAAAAAGGCAAAGGTAGCCATAGGCCATACCGGCGGCAAAAGAAAAATAACACCCGATTATTTAGATACTGTGCTGGGCGACAAAGGCATGTATTCTACTGTAGAAGATTTATATAAATGGGACCAGGCGCTCTACACCCAAAAGCTGGTAAAGGCAGAAACCATGGAAGAGGCTTTTACCGGCACGCGCCCCAAAAAGAAAAAAGATAAGGAAGATTATGGCTTTGGCTGGCGCATCCGTGAGCTGGAGCGTGGCGATAAAGTGGTTTACCATGCAGGCTTATGGCATGGCTTTAATACCTACCTGTTCAGAAATCCAAAAGACCACAGCGCCATTATTGTGCTTAGCAATTTGCCCAATGGCAGCTTAAAGCATGTAAAAGAGCTGCAGCAGTTTCTGTATCCGTCCCAGCCCGGCGGCACTGCCCTTCACGGGGAGGGGCAGGCCACTATGGCAGAGGCACGGCCATAA
- a CDS encoding hypothetical protein (COG4805 Uncharacterized protein conserved in bacteria) yields the protein MKNLLPFLLLVLLFSCHRNTIGHKSANQPASLSQLFDSIAKFSASPEDSLYEGVHPRGQWTSNSYEHQKQRTDSLISYATALEAIDDAALSEQEKISKAVMLIRLRDQIDGVQHKMIFIPFNAEGGFYNQLSYVLPRLPFKSAKDYVAYLAWLPQYNKALQEYRDLMKQGVAEGIVAPKVVVRNNLELLKPWAVNNYQESPLYTPILNMPESISTSDREAIVRESQKVIGDLLTTYQTLYTFFADDYMAAAKEEPGIRFVPGGKEFYENRIRHFTTLPLSPDSIHQLGLAEVARIRRAMDAVMQEVGFRGSFAEFIEFLRTDKQFYAETPEELLNYASWLSKKAEGQLPKFFNKLYNLPFTVEPVPLSIAPTYTAGRYVSGSWEAKRAGIYWVNTYNLPSRTLYTLPALTLHEAVPGHHLQHAVAAELKDIPGFRNRYYISAFGEGWGLYSEYLGEEMGMYSTPYELFGRYTYEMWRACRLVVDTGIHDKGWSREEALNFLAEHTALSLHEVNTEIDRYIGWPGQAVSYKIGELKIKDLRKKAEGALGEKFDIGAFHQAVLQNGSVPLILLESQVDAYIKEALAEN from the coding sequence ATGAAAAACCTGCTGCCATTCCTGCTACTCGTACTGCTCTTCTCTTGCCATCGCAATACGATTGGGCATAAATCGGCAAATCAACCTGCATCCCTCTCCCAGCTTTTTGATTCCATAGCAAAATTTTCAGCTTCCCCGGAAGATAGCCTGTATGAAGGAGTTCATCCACGCGGCCAGTGGACCTCAAATTCTTACGAGCACCAGAAACAAAGAACAGACAGCCTGATCAGTTATGCTACCGCTTTAGAGGCTATTGACGATGCGGCCTTGTCGGAGCAGGAAAAGATCAGCAAGGCGGTTATGCTGATCCGGTTACGGGATCAGATAGATGGGGTACAGCACAAGATGATTTTCATTCCTTTTAATGCCGAGGGAGGATTTTACAATCAGTTGTCGTACGTACTCCCCAGGCTGCCCTTTAAGAGTGCAAAGGATTATGTCGCCTATCTGGCCTGGCTGCCACAGTACAACAAGGCGCTACAGGAATATAGGGACTTAATGAAGCAGGGGGTGGCGGAAGGTATTGTAGCCCCTAAAGTAGTGGTGCGCAATAACCTGGAGCTGCTGAAACCATGGGCCGTAAACAACTATCAGGAATCTCCTTTGTATACCCCTATTCTGAACATGCCCGAATCGATAAGTACATCTGACAGGGAGGCGATTGTACGGGAGAGTCAAAAAGTAATTGGGGACTTGCTTACAACCTACCAAACCCTGTATACTTTCTTTGCAGACGATTATATGGCAGCGGCAAAAGAGGAGCCGGGTATCCGTTTTGTACCGGGAGGTAAAGAATTTTATGAGAACCGGATAAGGCACTTTACCACCCTTCCGCTAAGCCCTGACTCCATTCACCAGCTGGGCCTTGCAGAGGTGGCCCGTATTCGGCGTGCCATGGATGCTGTAATGCAGGAAGTAGGTTTCAGGGGCTCTTTTGCAGAATTCATAGAATTTCTGCGAACGGATAAGCAGTTTTATGCAGAGACGCCTGAAGAACTCCTGAATTACGCTTCCTGGCTAAGCAAAAAGGCAGAAGGGCAGCTTCCAAAATTTTTCAACAAGCTGTACAACCTGCCCTTTACGGTAGAACCTGTACCCTTGAGCATTGCGCCCACCTATACGGCCGGCAGGTATGTGTCTGGCTCCTGGGAGGCAAAAAGAGCAGGCATTTATTGGGTGAACACCTACAACCTCCCCAGCAGAACCCTGTACACCTTACCTGCGCTCACCTTGCATGAGGCAGTGCCGGGGCATCACCTTCAGCATGCGGTAGCGGCGGAGCTCAAAGACATTCCGGGCTTTCGTAACCGCTATTATATCAGTGCCTTTGGCGAGGGCTGGGGACTTTACAGCGAGTACCTGGGCGAGGAAATGGGCATGTACTCAACCCCCTATGAGCTGTTTGGAAGGTACACCTATGAAATGTGGCGTGCGTGCCGTTTGGTGGTTGATACCGGCATCCATGATAAAGGCTGGTCGCGTGAAGAAGCCCTGAATTTTTTAGCAGAGCATACTGCCCTGTCGCTGCACGAAGTGAATACGGAAATAGACCGCTACATTGGCTGGCCAGGACAGGCCGTAAGCTATAAGATTGGTGAACTAAAAATCAAAGATTTACGGAAAAAGGCCGAAGGGGCTCTGGGTGAAAAATTTGATATTGGTGCCTTTCACCAGGCCGTGCTTCAAAATGGTTCCGTGCCCCTGATCCTCCTTGAATCGCAGGTGGATGCCTACATTAAAGAGGCATTAGCGGAAAATTAA